The Prosthecobacter dejongeii genome contains a region encoding:
- a CDS encoding calcium/sodium antiporter, which produces MIESLTFILLGLILLYFGGEGLVRGSSALALRLGLTPLVVGLTVVAFGTSAPELVVSMKAALDGEGAIAIGNVLGSNSLNIGLILGLTALICPLTVQLQILRMDAPLMVVVTMIGGWMLHDLHLSRLEGGLLVAGLVAYVIFTVMYAKRVRQSPAVVEEYAEALPTPKGSVGRDVVFMLGGLGLLVVGSRFMVDGAVSLARLYGISEAVIGLTIVAAGTSMPELVTCVVAALKKEPDIALGNIIGSNIFNILGILGGASLLRPLHGTGIQMTDIYIGIAFAIVLVPILRTGQKLMRWEGALLLAAYVGYMVWLWPKE; this is translated from the coding sequence ATGATTGAATCTCTGACGTTCATCCTGCTCGGCCTGATCCTGCTCTATTTTGGGGGAGAGGGGCTGGTGAGGGGGAGCTCGGCGCTGGCGCTGCGGCTGGGGCTGACGCCGCTGGTGGTGGGGCTGACGGTGGTGGCCTTTGGCACGAGTGCGCCGGAGCTGGTGGTGAGCATGAAGGCGGCGCTGGATGGGGAGGGCGCGATTGCCATAGGCAATGTGCTGGGATCCAATTCGCTCAACATCGGCCTGATCCTGGGGCTAACGGCGCTGATCTGCCCGCTCACGGTGCAGCTTCAAATTTTGCGTATGGATGCCCCCCTCATGGTGGTCGTTACGATGATCGGCGGGTGGATGCTGCATGATCTCCACCTCAGTCGGCTGGAGGGCGGCCTGCTGGTGGCGGGGCTGGTGGCATACGTGATCTTTACGGTCATGTATGCGAAACGGGTGAGGCAGTCACCAGCAGTCGTGGAGGAGTATGCGGAGGCGCTACCCACGCCCAAAGGCAGTGTGGGACGGGATGTGGTCTTCATGCTAGGCGGCCTGGGGCTGCTGGTGGTGGGCTCGCGCTTCATGGTGGATGGCGCGGTGAGCCTGGCACGGCTGTATGGCATCAGCGAGGCGGTGATCGGCCTAACCATCGTTGCCGCAGGCACGAGCATGCCAGAGCTGGTGACCTGCGTGGTCGCGGCACTGAAAAAGGAGCCGGACATCGCCCTGGGGAACATCATCGGCTCGAACATTTTCAACATCCTGGGCATCCTAGGCGGGGCCAGCCTGCTGAGGCCCCTGCATGGCACCGGCATCCAGATGACGGACATCTACATCGGCATCGCCTTTGCCATCGTCCTGGTACCGATCCTCAGGACGGGCCAGAAACTGATGCGCTGGGAGGGGGCACTGCTGCTGGCCGCCTACGTGGGCTACATGGTGTGGCTGTGGCCGAAGGAGTGA
- the rtcA gene encoding RNA 3'-terminal phosphate cyclase: MIARTQTSSMLQISGESGGGQLLRSALSLSMVTGQPFRMTNIRGKRPKPGLMRQHLTCVKAAAEVCQAAVDGADLGSVELVFSPGRIQAGDYAFNIGSGGSTTLVLQTLLPALLHAEGVSTLRIEGGTHNPMAPPFEFLNECFLPVLQRMGVEAEVALERHGFMQAGGGVLTATMAPMKKWKKLKLLERGDLQQHFGRVLHAHLHGGIAQREISTAAKVLDWPEDRLELRDANDSVGPGNALLLGARFANVCEISTGIAQMGKSAEAVATGAAKGLKSYLASEAAVGVHLADQLLLPLALAGGGEFTTLTLSNHVQTSMMLIESFLSVQFAVNEQAAGVKHIAVRPGK, encoded by the coding sequence ATGATCGCTCGAACTCAAACTTCCTCAATGCTGCAAATCTCCGGTGAATCCGGCGGTGGTCAGTTGCTGCGCTCAGCGTTGTCGTTGTCCATGGTGACGGGACAGCCATTTCGCATGACGAACATCCGTGGCAAACGCCCCAAGCCGGGACTGATGCGCCAGCATCTGACATGTGTGAAGGCGGCGGCGGAGGTCTGCCAGGCGGCGGTGGATGGCGCGGACTTGGGCTCGGTGGAACTGGTCTTTTCGCCTGGGCGGATCCAGGCTGGGGACTATGCATTTAACATTGGCAGCGGCGGTAGCACCACGCTGGTCCTGCAAACGCTGTTGCCCGCGCTGCTGCATGCGGAAGGGGTGAGCACGCTGAGGATCGAGGGTGGGACGCACAATCCCATGGCACCGCCGTTTGAGTTTCTGAATGAGTGTTTCCTGCCCGTGCTGCAAAGGATGGGTGTGGAGGCTGAAGTGGCCCTGGAGCGTCATGGTTTCATGCAAGCAGGGGGTGGGGTGCTGACGGCTACGATGGCTCCCATGAAGAAGTGGAAGAAGCTGAAGCTGCTGGAGCGTGGGGATTTGCAGCAGCACTTTGGCCGCGTGCTGCATGCGCATCTGCATGGCGGCATTGCCCAGCGGGAGATTTCTACCGCAGCGAAGGTGCTGGACTGGCCTGAAGATAGGCTGGAACTGCGCGATGCCAATGACAGCGTGGGCCCAGGCAATGCGCTGCTGCTGGGAGCGCGATTTGCAAATGTGTGTGAGATCAGCACAGGCATCGCCCAGATGGGGAAATCGGCCGAAGCTGTGGCGACGGGAGCCGCGAAAGGGCTGAAAAGTTACCTGGCCTCCGAGGCAGCGGTGGGTGTGCACCTGGCAGATCAGTTGCTGCTGCCTCTGGCGCTGGCGGGCGGTGGAGAGTTCACCACCCTGACGCTGAGTAACCATGTGCAGACGAGTATGATGCTGATTGAAAGCTTTCTCTCCGTGCAGTTTGCGGTGAATGAGCAGGCTGCGGGGGTGAAACACATCGCCGTCCGGCCTGGGAAGTAG
- a CDS encoding RtcB family protein, translated as MTSPFHIINEAEAFIPARDNKGKPITVIGTEAIRKGFDQTCIDQALNSRSAPGVTDLVLNPDAHAGYGAPVGCVMASPTHIYPGPVGVDIKCSMSLLQMNIPASEIVDRTVRRRLIEAIVARTPTGPGRGQREAKKSRRVSAALGVQACTEGASQAVCEALGIPPEWALRCEDSAHYGHDGNVSTLHERLDKMRAFNAFPNFENKMMQLGSYGGGNHFGECEVVQLDEDPAMRATAEVFGLQDDRVAFLSHCGSRGFGNILAQRQFKALEGFFRTWGLDFPAGDKQLVYAPLGTPEADAYLDDMALGANFATVNHMLINALVLEAFQEVLPGTTGQLVYFISHNIARQEVVDNQLSWVHRKGATRAFPGGHHALKDTPFAATGHPILLPGNPRDGSVVMVAKPEAVKSCYSVNHGAGRCMGRKHASRVLDQKTVDADFESNDILFNSRQYPIDEAPNAYKDFKEVLRSVESAGLAQQVCKLKARFVIKDAAEADD; from the coding sequence ATGACCTCTCCTTTTCACATCATCAACGAAGCTGAAGCCTTCATTCCTGCCCGCGATAACAAGGGTAAACCGATCACGGTGATCGGGACGGAGGCGATCCGAAAGGGCTTTGACCAGACCTGCATTGACCAGGCGCTGAACTCGCGTTCGGCTCCGGGGGTGACGGACTTGGTTTTAAACCCGGATGCGCATGCGGGCTATGGAGCACCAGTGGGCTGTGTGATGGCTTCGCCCACGCACATTTATCCAGGCCCGGTGGGCGTGGATATCAAGTGCTCCATGTCGCTTCTGCAGATGAACATCCCGGCGAGTGAGATCGTGGATCGCACGGTGCGTCGTCGTCTCATCGAGGCCATCGTGGCTCGTACGCCGACGGGGCCGGGACGTGGTCAGCGTGAGGCGAAGAAGTCCCGCCGAGTCTCGGCGGCGCTCGGGGTGCAGGCTTGCACGGAAGGGGCGAGCCAGGCTGTGTGTGAGGCGCTGGGAATCCCGCCGGAGTGGGCGCTGCGCTGCGAAGACAGTGCGCACTATGGGCATGACGGAAACGTCTCCACCCTGCATGAGCGCCTGGACAAGATGCGCGCCTTCAATGCCTTCCCGAACTTTGAAAATAAGATGATGCAGCTCGGTTCTTACGGAGGTGGAAACCACTTCGGTGAGTGTGAGGTGGTGCAGCTGGACGAAGATCCGGCGATGCGTGCGACGGCGGAGGTCTTTGGTCTGCAGGATGATCGTGTCGCTTTCCTGAGCCACTGCGGATCGCGCGGGTTTGGGAACATTTTGGCGCAGCGTCAGTTTAAGGCGCTGGAAGGTTTCTTCCGCACCTGGGGGCTGGATTTCCCAGCGGGTGACAAGCAGCTCGTCTATGCGCCGCTGGGGACGCCGGAGGCGGATGCGTATCTGGATGACATGGCACTGGGGGCGAACTTCGCCACGGTGAACCACATGCTCATCAATGCGCTGGTGCTGGAGGCCTTCCAGGAAGTGCTGCCAGGAACCACGGGGCAACTGGTGTATTTCATCAGTCACAACATCGCACGCCAAGAAGTGGTGGATAACCAACTTTCCTGGGTGCACCGAAAGGGGGCGACCCGTGCGTTTCCTGGAGGTCACCATGCGCTGAAGGACACACCGTTTGCTGCGACTGGTCACCCAATCTTGCTGCCTGGAAATCCACGCGATGGCTCGGTGGTGATGGTGGCGAAACCGGAGGCGGTGAAGAGCTGCTACAGTGTCAACCACGGGGCGGGACGCTGCATGGGGCGCAAACACGCGTCTCGTGTGCTAGACCAGAAAACTGTGGATGCGGATTTCGAGTCTAACGACATCCTCTTCAATTCACGCCAGTATCCCATCGATGAAGCGCCGAACGCTTACAAGGACTTCAAAGAAGTGCTTCGCAGCGTGGAGTCCGCCGGTCTTGCGCAGCAGGTGTGCAAGCTGAAGGCGCGTTTTGTCATCAAGGATGCGGCGGAGGCGGATGACTGA
- a CDS encoding acyl carrier protein, with the protein MPDAPTLSQLELRVLDLVRDEVLQTPPGFGVSSDLFEAGLDSMAIMQLLLLLEEHYGVAIPVGSVSRANFKTAQTIAALLVEQGYAITQGAAEEPAPAPPPEPVALVPKAPPVPEEKFDRLPLRDCDFFTHAFDEMLRQAGQGGHIARSFIELDRAPDVVALKALLVRLQDYFAFPILTAQLKKPSFFSLPLWVPATNPRPLELQLWSDEKSVGTLLPHGAQKFADLQTKLDDIINTSLPQYEDGWMNVRFDLVEKADGSCVFVFSWSHLIMDGIGAEFFLLEINRLLGGGGEPVPGFDLTDLKDQRGWGERWKTAKVMPAFFDTVMSKPFEALGSAKLSAGRAHFQVITLTEAQSAEAARRSAEVSGPLINMPFHLACAMRAHQRVFSHRGQKPESLMCCVPIQVRRKGTRGPLFQNHLTMFFCNLVAEDLTTLDAAAQSLHKQHTRFIKEKIGDAFRDLMWMMRPMPPSLHMHFINWHMKGKFSSFYHSNTGVFAPELTHFGGAQVTNAYHVPSFSDPPGTGVFTNEKNGRLVLTLCWRAGTMTEEERAIFIGQLMSDLGVTA; encoded by the coding sequence ATGCCTGACGCCCCCACCCTGTCCCAACTCGAGCTGCGTGTGCTCGATCTCGTCCGTGACGAAGTCCTCCAAACACCGCCTGGTTTCGGTGTCAGTTCTGACCTCTTTGAGGCCGGTTTGGACTCGATGGCTATCATGCAGTTGTTACTGCTTTTAGAGGAGCACTACGGCGTGGCCATTCCGGTGGGCAGTGTCTCACGGGCAAATTTTAAAACGGCGCAGACCATCGCCGCGCTGCTGGTGGAGCAAGGTTATGCCATCACCCAAGGCGCTGCGGAGGAACCCGCTCCTGCGCCCCCGCCAGAGCCTGTGGCCTTGGTGCCGAAGGCCCCGCCAGTGCCTGAGGAAAAATTTGATCGGTTGCCGCTGCGGGACTGTGATTTCTTCACGCATGCCTTTGATGAAATGCTGCGCCAGGCCGGGCAGGGGGGGCACATCGCGCGCTCTTTCATCGAGCTGGATCGTGCGCCGGATGTGGTGGCCCTGAAGGCGCTGCTGGTGCGTTTGCAGGATTACTTTGCCTTTCCCATCCTGACGGCGCAGCTCAAAAAGCCGAGCTTCTTTTCCCTGCCTCTCTGGGTGCCTGCCACGAATCCACGACCGCTGGAGTTGCAGTTGTGGTCCGACGAAAAATCCGTGGGCACGCTGCTGCCGCATGGCGCGCAAAAGTTTGCCGATCTGCAAACGAAGCTGGATGACATCATCAATACCTCCCTGCCGCAGTATGAAGACGGGTGGATGAATGTGCGCTTTGACCTGGTGGAAAAGGCCGATGGCTCCTGCGTCTTTGTTTTCTCCTGGAGCCATCTCATCATGGACGGCATCGGGGCGGAGTTTTTCCTGCTGGAGATCAATCGTTTGTTAGGGGGTGGGGGTGAGCCTGTGCCGGGATTTGACCTAACGGATCTGAAGGATCAGCGGGGTTGGGGTGAGCGGTGGAAGACGGCAAAGGTGATGCCGGCCTTTTTTGATACGGTGATGAGCAAGCCTTTTGAGGCGCTGGGCTCTGCCAAGCTCTCGGCTGGGCGGGCGCATTTTCAGGTCATCACTTTAACAGAAGCGCAGAGTGCGGAGGCGGCGCGTCGCAGTGCGGAGGTGTCCGGGCCGCTGATCAACATGCCGTTTCATTTGGCCTGTGCCATGCGCGCGCACCAGCGGGTGTTTTCCCATCGCGGGCAAAAGCCGGAGTCGCTGATGTGCTGCGTGCCTATCCAGGTGCGGCGGAAGGGCACCCGTGGTCCGCTTTTCCAAAATCACCTGACGATGTTTTTCTGCAATCTGGTGGCGGAGGATCTGACCACGCTGGATGCGGCGGCGCAGTCTCTGCACAAGCAGCACACACGGTTCATCAAAGAAAAGATCGGCGATGCCTTCCGTGATCTGATGTGGATGATGCGGCCCATGCCGCCGAGCCTGCACATGCACTTCATCAACTGGCACATGAAGGGTAAATTCAGCTCTTTCTACCACTCGAACACGGGGGTCTTTGCGCCTGAGTTGACGCACTTTGGCGGAGCCCAGGTGACGAACGCCTACCACGTGCCAAGCTTCTCAGATCCACCAGGGACGGGCGTATTCACAAATGAGAAGAATGGCCGCCTAGTGCTGACGCTGTGCTGGCGTGCAGGCACCATGACGGAGGAAGAGCGTGCCATCTTCATTGGTCAATTGATGAGTGACCTGGGTGTGACCGCCTAA
- a CDS encoding ATP-dependent 6-phosphofructokinase, translating to MLNVDISSLGPCLFRSPLHQIGSVQVPYKTEADRILYTNSVQGLQGENGTLSFEEAGPREQIFFDPPRTTVGIVTCGGLCPGLNDIIRGIVNQCYRQYGITRVYGFRYGYEGLVQRYGHTPIMLRPESVSQIHNFGGTILGSSRGQQPIGDMVDTLEDMSVDILFVIGGDGTLRGASEIAKEIARRGLRKAIVGIPKTIDNDIMYLDKSFGFETAFAEAVNAVKCAYTEACGAVNGIGLLKLMGRDSGFIACYAALAGSNVDFVLIPEVSFAMEGTTGLLEALRYRLAKRGSAVIVVAEGAGQELFQADGATDASGNKRYGDIGLHLKDQINAFFKARRMEVNLKYIDPSYIVRSVPANPQDNVYCSRLAQSAVHAAMAGKTSMLVGRWHNSFVHLPLDMVTHGRRKVDPHSELWHAVLESTGQPAMMT from the coding sequence ATGCTGAATGTTGACATTTCCTCTCTTGGTCCCTGCCTGTTTCGCTCGCCGCTGCACCAGATCGGCAGTGTTCAGGTGCCCTATAAGACGGAGGCTGATCGTATCCTCTACACCAATAGCGTGCAAGGGCTGCAAGGTGAAAATGGGACCCTGAGCTTTGAAGAAGCGGGCCCTCGTGAACAGATCTTTTTTGATCCGCCGCGCACGACGGTCGGCATCGTCACCTGTGGTGGTCTGTGTCCGGGGCTGAATGACATCATTCGTGGCATTGTGAACCAGTGCTACCGCCAATACGGGATTACCCGGGTCTATGGGTTCCGCTATGGTTATGAGGGGCTGGTGCAGCGTTATGGTCACACGCCCATTATGTTAAGGCCGGAATCGGTATCCCAGATTCATAACTTTGGCGGTACCATTTTAGGCAGCTCCAGGGGCCAGCAGCCCATCGGAGATATGGTGGACACGTTGGAAGATATGTCCGTGGATATTCTCTTTGTCATCGGTGGAGATGGCACGCTGCGGGGGGCATCGGAAATCGCCAAAGAGATCGCCCGGCGTGGTCTGCGGAAGGCCATTGTGGGCATTCCCAAGACGATTGATAACGACATCATGTATCTGGACAAAAGCTTTGGTTTTGAGACTGCTTTTGCTGAGGCTGTAAACGCCGTGAAATGCGCCTACACAGAGGCCTGCGGGGCCGTGAATGGCATCGGCCTGCTGAAGCTGATGGGGCGGGACAGTGGTTTCATCGCTTGTTATGCCGCCTTGGCAGGTAGCAATGTGGACTTTGTGCTGATCCCTGAGGTGAGCTTTGCCATGGAGGGCACCACGGGGTTGCTAGAAGCACTGCGTTATCGCCTGGCGAAAAGGGGCAGTGCCGTCATCGTCGTGGCGGAAGGGGCGGGGCAGGAGCTCTTCCAGGCCGATGGGGCGACGGATGCGAGCGGCAACAAACGATATGGCGACATTGGTTTGCATCTGAAGGATCAGATCAACGCCTTTTTCAAAGCCCGGCGTATGGAGGTGAACCTGAAGTACATCGATCCTAGCTACATCGTCCGAAGCGTGCCTGCGAACCCGCAAGACAATGTCTATTGTTCACGCCTAGCGCAGTCAGCCGTGCATGCGGCGATGGCGGGGAAAACCTCCATGCTGGTAGGGCGCTGGCACAATTCCTTTGTGCATCTGCCGCTAGACATGGTGACTCATGGCCGCCGTAAGGTGGATCCTCACAGTGAACTGTGGCATGCAGTGCTGGAGAGCACAGGCCAGCCAGCGATGATGACTTAG
- a CDS encoding FAD-dependent oxidoreductase yields the protein MNRRTFVFCAGAAASLALASPSLAAEVREADVVVYGGVPCGIAAAITAAREGVKVRLIEPTQHVGGLSTSGINTAESEHMLKWTIGGFADEFYRRLGDHYGTGQPEYFFESSVAEKVYLEMLKEAKVEVQFGAAVDAVTKEGAQITSLTLTDGTKLTAKVFVDASYEGDLMARAGVKYAVGRESKAEFGEEAAGIRFDKVPRQARTVDAEGKLLPGISAWAKDLTEGEAHRAPMNYNFRLTVAKDPKLQVPIPAPQHYNAARYSLLGGWLRNQTAQKKSVKLADILDLYGRRNGKFELNNKQSAIFSLGHFGGQFDWPDASHEERARIYADHLDYTLGLLHFLAQDEAVPANVQTEMKALGLHKDEFSDNGHLPYQLYVREARRMRGVYVMKQADVQTDLRKPDSIGMSSHFIDCHHVQRVALNENEFVNEGRIWRMGYANQIPYRALTPQSAECTNLLVPGAASYTHVAFCTLRLESVWMITGHAAGIAAAMAAQEGSAVQAVKVSTLQDKLRSQKQVVDFIPGLPEKCEHLNGPPEF from the coding sequence ATGAATCGAAGAACCTTTGTTTTCTGTGCAGGGGCGGCAGCATCCCTGGCCCTGGCTTCCCCCTCCTTGGCAGCGGAGGTCCGCGAGGCGGATGTAGTGGTCTATGGCGGCGTGCCCTGCGGCATCGCGGCGGCCATCACGGCAGCGCGGGAGGGGGTGAAGGTGCGGCTCATCGAGCCGACTCAGCATGTCGGAGGACTGAGTACCAGTGGCATCAACACGGCGGAGAGTGAGCACATGCTGAAGTGGACCATCGGCGGCTTTGCCGATGAGTTTTATCGGCGGCTGGGGGACCACTACGGCACGGGCCAGCCGGAGTATTTTTTTGAATCCTCCGTCGCAGAGAAGGTGTACCTCGAAATGCTGAAGGAGGCCAAGGTAGAAGTACAGTTCGGCGCAGCCGTGGACGCTGTCACCAAGGAGGGCGCCCAGATCACCAGCCTCACCTTGACCGATGGCACGAAGCTCACTGCCAAGGTCTTTGTGGATGCCAGTTATGAAGGCGACCTCATGGCGCGCGCGGGCGTGAAGTACGCAGTGGGCCGCGAGTCCAAGGCGGAGTTTGGCGAGGAGGCAGCGGGCATTCGTTTTGACAAAGTGCCCCGCCAGGCCCGCACCGTGGATGCCGAGGGCAAGCTGCTGCCCGGCATCAGCGCCTGGGCAAAGGATCTGACAGAGGGCGAGGCCCATCGCGCCCCGATGAACTACAACTTCCGCCTCACCGTGGCGAAGGACCCCAAGCTGCAAGTGCCCATCCCAGCCCCACAGCATTACAATGCAGCTCGCTACTCCTTGTTAGGCGGCTGGCTGCGCAACCAGACCGCCCAGAAAAAATCCGTAAAGCTGGCGGACATCCTGGACCTCTACGGTCGGCGGAATGGCAAGTTTGAGCTGAATAACAAACAGTCTGCCATCTTTTCCCTAGGCCACTTCGGCGGCCAGTTTGACTGGCCCGATGCCAGCCATGAAGAGCGCGCGCGCATCTATGCAGATCACCTGGATTACACCCTGGGCCTGCTGCATTTCCTGGCGCAGGATGAGGCCGTGCCAGCGAATGTGCAGACGGAAATGAAAGCGCTGGGGCTGCACAAGGATGAGTTCTCCGATAACGGCCACCTCCCCTACCAGCTCTACGTGCGCGAGGCCCGGCGCATGCGCGGAGTGTATGTGATGAAGCAGGCGGATGTGCAGACAGACCTACGCAAACCGGACAGCATCGGCATGAGCAGCCACTTCATTGATTGCCATCACGTGCAGCGGGTGGCCCTGAACGAGAATGAATTCGTCAACGAAGGCCGCATCTGGCGCATGGGCTATGCAAACCAGATCCCCTACCGCGCCCTCACGCCCCAGTCGGCTGAATGCACCAACCTCCTGGTGCCCGGAGCTGCCAGCTACACGCACGTGGCCTTTTGCACCCTGCGCTTAGAAAGCGTGTGGATGATCACCGGCCACGCGGCAGGCATCGCCGCAGCGATGGCAGCGCAGGAAGGCAGCGCTGTGCAGGCGGTGAAAGTCTCCACGCTTCAGGACAAACTGCGCTCGCAAAAGCAAGTGGTGGATTTCATCCCCGGCCTGCCAGAAAAATGCGAACACCTGAACGGACCCCCCGAGTTTTAA
- a CDS encoding slipin family protein — translation MTTFISIFRPLARRSFVVQDHQTALHFKDGRYVGVLAPGKHRFWTSSHEVKCVDMRAQAILVQGQELLTADQVALKVSVLATFQVVDALAMHRATHDVSSALYTDIQLALRQIVAADAAEVFLQQKGDHGTKLLALVAVNAEALGLKVARVDIRDVMLPADLKRSFMSALQQRQEAQAGLEKARAETAALRTLANAAKLMRDNPELLQLRYLQTLQEVGTSVGNTLVLGLTNSDQLKAVSRA, via the coding sequence ATGACCACCTTCATTTCCATTTTCCGCCCTTTGGCCCGTCGCAGCTTTGTGGTGCAGGATCATCAAACGGCCCTGCATTTTAAAGATGGGCGTTACGTGGGGGTGCTGGCTCCCGGTAAGCACCGCTTCTGGACTTCCAGCCATGAGGTGAAGTGTGTGGACATGCGTGCTCAGGCCATCCTGGTGCAAGGGCAGGAACTCCTGACCGCAGACCAAGTGGCTCTGAAAGTCAGCGTGCTGGCCACTTTTCAGGTAGTGGATGCTCTAGCCATGCACCGTGCCACGCATGACGTGAGCAGCGCTCTTTATACGGATATCCAACTTGCTCTTCGTCAGATTGTCGCTGCCGATGCTGCCGAGGTGTTCCTTCAACAGAAAGGGGATCACGGCACCAAGCTGCTTGCGCTAGTGGCGGTGAATGCTGAGGCCCTGGGGCTGAAAGTCGCTCGCGTGGACATTCGCGATGTGATGCTACCAGCCGATCTTAAACGCAGCTTCATGTCTGCTCTCCAACAGCGGCAGGAAGCACAAGCGGGACTTGAAAAAGCCCGTGCTGAAACGGCTGCCCTGCGCACCCTGGCCAATGCCGCTAAGCTGATGCGCGATAACCCAGAGCTTCTTCAACTCCGCTATTTGCAAACTCTTCAGGAAGTGGGAACCAGCGTGGGGAATACCCTGGTGCTGGGGCTGACGAACTCAGACCAGCTTAAAGCTGTATCGAGAGCTTAA
- a CDS encoding DUF2200 domain-containing protein, whose protein sequence is MPAKHRIFTTPFADVYPHYIAKAEKKGRTKAEVDAIIRWLTGYTQPKLESQLDKQTDFETFFQEAPQMNPARTLIQGTVCGVRVEEVEDPTMREIRCLDKLVDELAKGKAMEKILRA, encoded by the coding sequence ATGCCCGCCAAACACCGCATCTTCACCACCCCTTTCGCGGACGTCTATCCCCACTACATCGCCAAGGCTGAAAAGAAGGGCCGCACAAAGGCCGAGGTGGATGCCATCATCCGCTGGCTGACGGGCTACACCCAACCGAAACTGGAGTCCCAGTTGGACAAGCAGACCGACTTTGAAACCTTCTTCCAAGAAGCGCCCCAGATGAATCCTGCACGGACACTGATCCAAGGCACCGTCTGCGGCGTGCGGGTGGAGGAGGTGGAAGACCCGACGATGCGGGAAATACGCTGCCTGGATAAACTGGTGGATGAACTGGCCAAGGGGAAGGCGATGGAGAAAATCCTCCGAGCCTAA
- a CDS encoding DUF6331 family protein: MTLMSFFKKRLNLQVPDELMSIMHYYEDTCVMGCCGIGCLDLSPQRAVDGMMDHGLEWGEHGLTALDALLQVVSKHSGSVDSDDNGFGDSWESSAQAVAFYAV, from the coding sequence ATGACGTTGATGTCTTTTTTCAAGAAACGCCTGAATCTCCAGGTGCCAGACGAACTGATGTCCATCATGCATTATTACGAAGACACGTGCGTTATGGGTTGCTGTGGCATTGGCTGCCTCGACCTGTCACCGCAACGTGCTGTTGATGGAATGATGGATCATGGCCTAGAATGGGGCGAGCATGGCTTGACCGCTTTGGATGCATTGCTTCAGGTGGTCTCAAAACATTCGGGATCGGTCGATTCAGACGACAATGGCTTTGGCGATTCTTGGGAATCAAGCGCGCAGGCTGTGGCCTTTTATGCAGTGTGA